One segment of Primulina tabacum isolate GXHZ01 chromosome 14, ASM2559414v2, whole genome shotgun sequence DNA contains the following:
- the LOC142524172 gene encoding uncharacterized protein LOC142524172 produces MLGRRQIHLRRLFTAANSSVFLSTTASSCHQDLSAIKSKSQLLKSYTVTPPIKPWPQKLFPKRLCSIILRQQNTDLALQIFHYAGNYHPNFLHNYDTYHSIIHKLSRARAFEPIPSLLDELRNSQIKSGENLFISLIRNYGIASKPKEALKIFLQINDFRVQRSVRSFNTLLNALVQNKMYDSVYIMFKNCQKKFGIVPNVFTGNILLKALCKKGDVESAVKVLDEMPGLGMVPNVVSYTTIMGGYIDRRDMIAAKKMFDEILDRGWFPDATTYTVLMDGFCKLGRFVEATKVMDEMEENGVEPNEVTYGVMIEALCKEKKSGEAVNIVSEMLDKKYIPTSAMCCRLIDVLCEEGKVEEACELWRTLLIKNCTPDNTISSTLIYWLCKEGKVWEARKLFDEFERGSIPSVLTYNTLIAGMCERGELCEAGRLWDDMVEKGCSPNSFTYNMLIKGFHKVGIANEGIRVLEEMLTNGFLPNETTYSILVEDLCGSQCQVSITKVLDIGN; encoded by the coding sequence ATGTTGGGTCGGCGGCAAATTCACCTGCGCCGCCTCTTCACCGCCGCTAACAGCTCGGTCTTCCTTTCAACCACTGCCAGCAGCTGCCACCAAGACCTGTCCGCCATTAAATCCAAATCCCAGTTGCTCAAATCCTACACTGTCACACCCCCGATCAAACCCTGGCCCCAGAAACTCTTCCCCAAACGACTCTGCTCCATAATATTACGCCAGCAGAATACTGATCTTGCTCTTCAAATTTTCCATTACGCCGGTAATTACCATCCCAATTTCCTTCATAATTACGACACTTACCACTCCATCATCCACAAGCTCTCACGCGCCCGCGCGTTCGAACCCATACCTTCCCTTTTGGATGAGTTGCGGAATTCTCAAATCAAAAGCGGCGAGAATTTATTCATATCTCTGATTAGGAACTACGGCATTGCTAGCAAACCTAAAGAAGCTCTTAAAATATTCTTACAAATTAACGACTTCCGTGTACAGAGGTCAGTTCGGTCGTTCAACACTTTGCTCAATGCGTTGGTTCAGAATAAAATGTATGATTCGGTCTACATTATGTTCAAGAATTGTCAGAAAAAGTTTGGCATTGTGCCCAATGTGTTCACTGGTAACATACTGCTGAAAGCTTTGTGCAAGAAGGGAGACGTTGAGAGTGCGGTTAAGGTGTTGGATGAAATGCCTGGATTAGGAATGGTTCCAAATGTAGTGAGTTATACCACGATAATGGGAGGATATATTGATCGTAGAGATATGATTGCAGCAAAGAAAATGTTTGATGAGATTCTCGATAGAGGTTGGTTTCCGGATGCCACAACATACACTGTTTTGATGGATGGGTTCTGTAAGTTGGGCCGGTTTGTCGAGGCCACTAAAGTGATGGATGAGATGGAGGAGAACGGAGTTGAACCAAATGAAGTAACATATGGTGTAATGATCGAGGCTTTGTgcaaagaaaagaaatctgggGAAGCAGTAAATATCGTTAGTGAGATGCTTGACAAGAAGTACATACCGACCTCGGCGATGTGTTGTAGGCTGATAGATGTCTTGTGCGAGGAAGGAAAGGTTGAGGAAGCATGTGAGTTGTGGAGGACACTGCTGATAAAAAACTGTACTCCGGATAACACTATATCAAGCACGCTGATTTATTGGCTATGCAAGGAAGGGAAAGTTTGGGAAGCAAGGAAATTGTTCGACGAGTTCGAAAGGGGATCAATTCCTAGTGTTTTGACCTATAACACTCTTATTGCAGGAATGTGCGAAAGGGGGGAGTTGTGTGAGGCTGGGAGGCTGTGGGACGACATGGTGGAAAAGGGTTGCTCTCCTAACTCTTTTACTTATAACATGCTGATCAAAGGATTTCACAAAGTGGGTATTGCAAATGAAGGGATCAGGGTCTTGGAGGAGATGCTAACTAATGGGTTCTTACCAAATGAAACAACCTACTCCATCTTAGTTGAAGATCTTTGTGGTTCTCAATGTCAAGTTAGTATAACCAAGGTGTTGGATATCGGAAATTAA